The Piliocolobus tephrosceles isolate RC106 chromosome 3, ASM277652v3, whole genome shotgun sequence genome has a window encoding:
- the CSN2 gene encoding beta-casein isoform X2 yields the protein MKVIILACLVALALARETVGSLSSSEESITQYKTVEKVKHEDQQQREDERQDKIDPSFQPQPLIYPFVEPIPYGFFPQNILPLAQPAMVLPVLQPEIMEVPKAKDTIYTKGRVMSVHKSPTMPFFEPQIPKLTDLENLHLPLPLFQPLMHQVPQPIPQTLALSPQPLWSVPQPNVLPIPQQVVPYPQRAMPVQAFLLNQEHLLDPTRQIYPVTQPLVPVHNPIRV from the exons ATGAAGGTCATCATTCTCGCCTGCCTGGTGGCTCTTGCTCTTGCAAGGGAG actGTAGGAAGTCTTTCAAGCAGTGAG gaATCTATTACACAATACAAG acagTTGAGAAGGTTAAACATGAGGACCAGCAGCAAAGAGAG gaTGAACGCCAGGATAAAATCGACCCCTCTTTCCAGCCACAGCCTCTGATCTATCCATTCGTTGAGCCTATCCCCTATGGTTTTTTCCCACAAAACATTCTGCCTCTTGCTCAGCCTGCTATGGTGCTGCCTGTCCTTCAGCCTGAAATAATGGAAGTCCCTAAAGCTAAAGACACTATCTACACTAAAGGCAGAGTGATGTCCGTCCATAAATCTCCAACAATGCCCTTTTTTGAGCCTCAAATCCCAAAACTCACTGATCTTGAAAATCTGCATCTTCCTCTGCCTCTGTTCCAGCCCTTGATGCACCAGGTCCCTCAGCCTATTCCTCAGACTCTTGCACTTTCCCCTCAGCCCCTGTGGTCTGTTCCTCAGCCCAACGTCCTGCCTATCCCCCAACAAGTGGTGCCCTACCCTCAGAGAGCTATGCCTGTTCAAGCATTTCTGCTCAACCAAGAACATCTACTTGATCCCACCCGCCAGATCTACCCTGTGACTCAGCCACTTGTCCCAGTTCATAACCCCATTAGG gtcTAA
- the CSN2 gene encoding beta-casein isoform X1 yields the protein MKVIILACLVALALARETVGSLSSSEESITQYKQTVEKVKHEDQQQREDERQDKIDPSFQPQPLIYPFVEPIPYGFFPQNILPLAQPAMVLPVLQPEIMEVPKAKDTIYTKGRVMSVHKSPTMPFFEPQIPKLTDLENLHLPLPLFQPLMHQVPQPIPQTLALSPQPLWSVPQPNVLPIPQQVVPYPQRAMPVQAFLLNQEHLLDPTRQIYPVTQPLVPVHNPIRV from the exons ATGAAGGTCATCATTCTCGCCTGCCTGGTGGCTCTTGCTCTTGCAAGGGAG actGTAGGAAGTCTTTCAAGCAGTGAG gaATCTATTACACAATACAAG cagacagTTGAGAAGGTTAAACATGAGGACCAGCAGCAAAGAGAG gaTGAACGCCAGGATAAAATCGACCCCTCTTTCCAGCCACAGCCTCTGATCTATCCATTCGTTGAGCCTATCCCCTATGGTTTTTTCCCACAAAACATTCTGCCTCTTGCTCAGCCTGCTATGGTGCTGCCTGTCCTTCAGCCTGAAATAATGGAAGTCCCTAAAGCTAAAGACACTATCTACACTAAAGGCAGAGTGATGTCCGTCCATAAATCTCCAACAATGCCCTTTTTTGAGCCTCAAATCCCAAAACTCACTGATCTTGAAAATCTGCATCTTCCTCTGCCTCTGTTCCAGCCCTTGATGCACCAGGTCCCTCAGCCTATTCCTCAGACTCTTGCACTTTCCCCTCAGCCCCTGTGGTCTGTTCCTCAGCCCAACGTCCTGCCTATCCCCCAACAAGTGGTGCCCTACCCTCAGAGAGCTATGCCTGTTCAAGCATTTCTGCTCAACCAAGAACATCTACTTGATCCCACCCGCCAGATCTACCCTGTGACTCAGCCACTTGTCCCAGTTCATAACCCCATTAGG gtcTAA
- the CSN1S1 gene encoding alpha-S1-casein, giving the protein MESSISSSSEEQFRRVNKYNRLQLQAAHAQEQIRRMSENSLVQVPFQQLNQLAAYPYAIWYYPHIVQYVPFSPFSDISNPTASEN; this is encoded by the exons aTGGAATCTAGCATCAGTTCATCAAGTGAG gaaCAGTTTCGTAGAGTGAACAAATACAACCGACTTCAGCtg CAAGCTGCCCATGCCCAG GAACAAATTCGCAGAATGAGTGAAAACAGCCTTGTCCAAGTG CCTTTCCAGCAGCTCAACCAACTTGCTGCCTACCCCTACGCTATTTGGTACTATCCACACATCGTGCAGTATGTTCCTTTCTCACCATTTTCTGACATCTCCAATCCCACTGCTTctgagaattag